Proteins from one Mus pahari chromosome 10, PAHARI_EIJ_v1.1, whole genome shotgun sequence genomic window:
- the LOC110327895 gene encoding zinc finger protein 883-like, with translation MNEYVELVSFEDVTVKFTWEEWQNLNDAQKMLYRSVMLETYNSLLSLGQCIRKPELIFKLEQGEEPWTAEETANKTLPVFCSVDGIIETNQKSQERHLWQVTTNSHNRATEEADGLEDTFYLYSMNISSFVVSNRNSSGVKPEELNGYLNRCLPSEPHGLCIVEQYNDRCVAGKAVRCPEQLGQCSNIETGQQDFEYIRERKDTKEGKLLKKITLSKRRQVGLTSCKHSECEQLSAQSDAMANVGKATFSKKCNLTKHQAAYSGGKSCKCLESKKTFTSELDIIEHQRTHNQKKDHVCIQCEKPFSTKSSLTIHQRIHTGEKPFGCSECNKTFRQKSALIVHERTHTGEKPFECHECGKAFQHKWYLKTHQRTHTGEKPYECKECGKAFLKKSYLKMHQGTHKSDKPYECEKCGKTFHNRSYFNMHHRTHTGEKPYACSECGKAFYQKSDLRRHQRIHNSEKLHECKECGKAFQNKSYLKTHQKVHTGEKPYECKECGKAFQNKSYLNKHQIIHTGEKPYECNKCGKTFQWKLVLSKHHRIHTGEKPYECIQCGKMFGYKSSLIVHELIHSGEKPYECNVCRKTFSQKSNLSRHQRTHRHGEL, from the exons ATGAATGAATATGTG GAGTTGGTGTCGTTTGAGGATGTCACTGTGAAGTTCACCTGGGAGGAGTGGCAGAATCTCAACGATGCTCAGAAGATGCTGTACAGGAGTGTGATGCTGGAGACGTATAATAGCCTGCTGTCACTGG GGCAATGCATCCGTAAACCTGAGTTGATCTTCAAATTGGAACAGGGAGAGGAGCCATGGACAGCAGAAGAAACTGCAAACAAGACTTTGCCAG TATTCTGCAGTGTGGACGGCATAATTGAGACCAACCAGAAGAGTCAAGAGAGACATTTGTGGCAAGTTACCACCAACAGCCACAATAGAGCAACTGAGGAAGCAGATGGATTAGAAGACACTTTTTATTTGTACTCCATGAATATTTCAAGTTTTGTTGTAAGTAATAGAAACAGTTCAGGAGTGAAACCTGAGGAGTTGAATGGATACCTGAATAGATGTCTCCCTTCGGAGCCTCATGGATTATGTATTGTAGAGCAATATAATGACCGTTGTGTAGCAGGGAAAGCTGTCAGATGTCCTGAGCAGTTGGGTCAGTGTTCTAATATTGAAACTGGACAGCAGGATTTCGAATAtatcagagaaaggaaagatacAAAGGAGGGAAaactattgaaaaaaattactctATCTAAGAGACGTCAAGTGGGACTGACTTCTTGTAAGCATAGTGAGTGTGAGCAGCTTTCTGCTCAGTCAGATGCCATGGCTAATGTAGGGAAGGCAACTTTTAGTAAGAAGTGTAATCTCACTAAACACCAAGCAGCATACTCAGGGGGAAAATCTTGTAAATGCCTTGAAAGTAAGAAAACCTTTACCAGTGAATTAGACATTATAGAACACCAGAGGACACATAACCAGAAAAAAGACCATGTGTGTATTCAGTGTGAGAAACCCTTTAGCACTAAATCTTCCCTTACtattcatcagagaattcacacaGGAGAAAAGCCCTTTGGATGTAGTGAATGTAATAAAACCTTCAGACAAAAGTCAGCTCTCATTGTACACGAGAGGactcatactggagagaaaccctttgAATGTCAtgagtgtggtaaagcctttcaACATAAGTGGTACCTCAAAACGCACCAGAGAACTCATACTGGGGAGAAACCATATGAGTGTAAAGAATGTGGAAAAGCCTTTCTAAAGAAGTCATACCTCAAAATGCATCAGGGAACTCACAAGAGTGATAAACCATATGAATGTGAGAAATGTGGAAAAACCTTCCATAACAGGTCATACTTCAACATGCATCACAGAACTCACACAGGTGAGAAGCCCTATGCATGCAGTGAGTGTGGAAAAGCCTTTTACCAAAAGTCAGACCTCAGGAGGCATCAGAGGATCCATAACAGTGAGAAATTACATGAATGTAAAGAATGTGGAAAAGCCTTTCAAAATAAGTCGTACCTCAAAACGCACCAGAAAGTTCACACAGGTGAGAAACCGTATGAGTGTAAAGAGTGTGGGAAAGCATTTCAGAACAAGTCATATCTCAACAAGCATCAGATAATTCACACAGGTGAAAAGCCCTATGAATGTAATAAATGTGGGAAAACGTTTCAGTGGAAGTTAGTCCTCAGTAAGCATCATAGAATCCACACAGGTGAAAAGCCCTATGAATGCATTCAGTGTGGAAAAATGTTTGGCTACAAATCATCCCTCATTGTACATGAGTTGATTCATTCTGgggagaaaccttatgaatgtaatgtATGTAGAAAAACCTTTTCACAGAAGTCAAACCTAAGTAGGCATCAGAGAACTCACCGACATGGGGAGCTATGA